A region from the Paenibacillus humicola genome encodes:
- a CDS encoding Rrf2 family transcriptional regulator, which translates to MQYSVGVEYALHCLVYLIPNGSKIGIKELAFFQGIPETYLSKIFTKLTKAGIISSVPGVKGGFKLARNPDDISFWDVVEAVEGKKPIFQCQNIKDKGYLYRGRDCSDCTESTSSCSINLVMLQAEETMQNYLRSKKLSWLEEELDRVLPAQTRKDTRAFFAKADSVNESE; encoded by the coding sequence ATGCAATATAGTGTCGGAGTCGAATATGCGCTGCATTGTCTTGTTTACTTAATTCCAAACGGATCCAAAATCGGTATTAAGGAACTTGCTTTTTTTCAAGGCATTCCGGAGACCTATTTATCCAAAATATTTACAAAGCTCACCAAAGCAGGAATCATCTCGTCGGTTCCTGGCGTCAAAGGCGGTTTTAAGCTTGCTCGGAACCCGGACGATATATCGTTCTGGGATGTGGTCGAAGCCGTGGAGGGCAAGAAGCCGATTTTCCAGTGCCAGAACATCAAGGATAAGGGCTATTTATATCGCGGCCGCGACTGTTCGGACTGTACAGAATCCACGAGCTCCTGCTCAATTAATTTAGTTATGCTCCAAGCCGAAGAGACTATGCAAAATTATTTACGCAGCAAGAAATTATCCTGGCTGGAGGAGGAGTTGGATCGTGTTTTGCCCGCGCAGACACGTAAGGACACAAGGGCTTTCTTCGCAAAAGCGGATTCCGTAAACGAAAGCGAATAG
- a CDS encoding Ger(x)C family spore germination protein: MNRFGADKISRIFLILFLAVTLLPLAGCWDKRELNDVLLVTGAGIDKNDKGIELSIQMILPRALNGGQQLMKGDSGGGEGRGQTTTVISAVGTTIADAMSKLQEKTARRIFWGHVKIMVIGEELAREGISEYMDFLTRHPQPRLRMSIFVCKGKAADILDMQPELERETSEVARQEAELGFGMQVTLKELLLMLRGETGAALLPWLEKAPMRQDQANLNTALRLTGSAVFKQDKMIGHIDDEVTNGVQWLRNKIKLDTVTIRTEEAEGYVSLEMIHAHLTLTPRIENEKWNMTVSIETQEDIYENTTKLNMMNPTVVKKLQKVAEKDLKIFIESALDVGQKKLKADIFGFAKAFHRKYPKQWESAKDRWDKIFPEIEVTINPRVNILRPGLSTEPPAVPHKEVKNEMEAMNRESKEVEEK, from the coding sequence ATGAACCGTTTTGGGGCAGACAAGATCTCTCGGATATTTCTGATCTTGTTTCTCGCTGTGACCCTGCTTCCACTCGCCGGTTGTTGGGACAAGAGGGAATTAAACGATGTACTGCTGGTAACGGGAGCGGGTATCGACAAAAACGATAAAGGGATCGAGCTTTCTATTCAAATGATCCTTCCGAGAGCACTAAACGGGGGGCAGCAGTTAATGAAGGGAGATAGTGGCGGCGGCGAGGGCAGAGGACAGACGACGACTGTCATATCGGCTGTTGGAACTACAATTGCCGATGCGATGTCGAAGCTCCAAGAAAAGACAGCGCGCAGAATTTTTTGGGGTCACGTCAAGATTATGGTGATCGGTGAAGAACTGGCGAGAGAAGGCATAAGCGAGTATATGGATTTTTTGACACGCCATCCGCAACCGCGACTTCGCATGTCTATATTTGTCTGCAAAGGGAAAGCAGCGGATATTTTGGACATGCAGCCGGAGCTTGAGAGAGAGACGTCGGAAGTCGCCCGGCAAGAGGCCGAGCTCGGATTCGGAATGCAGGTCACGCTCAAAGAACTGCTGCTAATGCTGAGGGGTGAAACTGGCGCGGCGCTTCTGCCATGGCTGGAAAAAGCCCCCATGAGGCAGGATCAAGCAAATCTGAATACAGCGCTTCGTCTGACCGGTTCCGCCGTTTTCAAACAAGACAAAATGATCGGACATATCGATGACGAAGTGACAAATGGGGTTCAATGGCTGAGAAATAAGATCAAACTCGATACGGTTACCATACGAACGGAAGAGGCGGAAGGATACGTTTCCCTTGAAATGATTCATGCTCACCTAACCTTAACTCCGCGTATAGAGAATGAGAAATGGAACATGACGGTTTCGATCGAGACGCAGGAGGATATTTATGAAAACACGACGAAGCTGAATATGATGAACCCGACCGTCGTAAAAAAGCTTCAGAAAGTTGCTGAAAAGGACCTCAAAATCTTTATAGAGTCGGCGCTGGATGTAGGGCAAAAAAAGTTGAAAGCCGATATCTTCGGATTCGCGAAGGCGTTCCACCGCAAATATCCCAAACAGTGGGAATCGGCGAAAGACCGCTGGGATAAAATCTTTCCCGAGATTGAGGTCACAATCAATCCCCGGGTTAACATTCTCCGTCCCGGATTGTCCACCGAGCCGCCAGCCGTGCCGCATAAAGAAGTCAAGAATGAGATGGAAGCAATGAATAGAGAATCAAAAGAGGTGGAAGAAAAATGA
- a CDS encoding sugar ABC transporter ATP-binding protein: MEHPVLTMEGISKEFPGVKALSNVHFELYPGEVHALMGENGAGKSTLMKILSGVYTATKGVIRLKGKEVAFGSPLDAQKQGVSIIHQEFNLFANLSAAENIFIDRPEMVGRLGRIRWSKLYDEAQRLVDSIGGAEIDVRREVRHLGVHSQQVIEIAKALSFQSDVLIMDEPSAALPENEVQKMFDVVKRLKEQGVAIVYVSHRMKEIFEIADKVTVLRDGAKIDTKHIGEVTEQSLIQMMVGKEVNRLYPVRDQKPREEHVLKVRNLSLDASHSVSFDLRKGEILGLFGVPGSGSHTIAERLFGLKRGTGDILVNGEAVRIHRPSDAKTKRIAYVPPDRHRQGIIKPMSIRQNLSFPLLQKLSKGPMLDEKRIKQMSQEYLDKLRIKAPSDQQSVDFLSGGNQQKVVIGKWLAAQPEILILEEPTRGVDVGAKAEIYSIIHRLAQEGLSILLISSEMPEVIGLSDRILVLYKGEIVHEFARGEADQEELLRRASHPRATEGEPL; the protein is encoded by the coding sequence ATGGAACATCCGGTTCTGACAATGGAAGGAATCAGTAAGGAATTTCCCGGTGTGAAGGCTTTGTCCAATGTTCATTTCGAATTGTATCCGGGTGAGGTTCACGCACTGATGGGAGAAAACGGTGCCGGTAAGTCAACTTTGATGAAGATTCTTTCCGGGGTCTACACAGCTACGAAGGGCGTCATCCGGCTGAAGGGCAAGGAGGTCGCGTTTGGCAGCCCGCTTGACGCCCAAAAACAGGGCGTATCGATTATCCACCAGGAGTTCAATTTGTTCGCCAACTTATCGGCTGCCGAGAACATCTTCATCGACCGGCCGGAGATGGTCGGCCGGCTTGGGCGGATCCGATGGTCCAAGCTGTACGATGAAGCGCAGCGGCTCGTTGACTCCATCGGCGGCGCAGAGATCGACGTCCGCCGGGAGGTTCGTCACCTCGGGGTGCACAGTCAGCAGGTCATCGAGATCGCCAAAGCTTTGTCCTTCCAGTCGGACGTGCTGATTATGGACGAGCCTTCGGCTGCTTTGCCTGAGAACGAAGTGCAGAAGATGTTCGACGTTGTAAAACGGCTGAAGGAGCAAGGTGTGGCGATCGTCTATGTCTCGCACCGTATGAAGGAAATTTTCGAGATTGCGGACAAGGTCACGGTGCTTCGAGACGGTGCCAAGATCGACACCAAGCATATCGGCGAGGTTACGGAACAGAGCCTGATCCAGATGATGGTAGGCAAGGAAGTGAACCGGCTCTATCCGGTTCGTGATCAAAAGCCCCGCGAGGAGCATGTCCTGAAGGTCAGGAACCTGTCGCTGGATGCCTCTCATTCCGTGTCGTTTGATTTGCGAAAAGGCGAAATTCTCGGCTTGTTCGGAGTTCCGGGCTCCGGCTCCCACACGATTGCCGAGAGGTTGTTCGGCCTGAAGCGTGGAACAGGCGACATTCTCGTCAACGGTGAAGCGGTACGGATTCACCGCCCCAGCGACGCTAAAACGAAGCGAATCGCCTACGTGCCGCCGGACCGCCACCGTCAAGGCATCATCAAGCCGATGTCCATTCGCCAGAACCTCTCCTTTCCTCTCCTTCAGAAGCTTTCGAAGGGACCGATGCTGGACGAAAAGCGCATCAAACAGATGAGCCAGGAGTATTTGGACAAGCTGCGGATTAAAGCGCCGAGCGATCAGCAGAGCGTCGATTTCCTGAGCGGCGGCAACCAGCAGAAGGTGGTTATCGGTAAGTGGCTGGCGGCTCAACCGGAGATTCTGATTCTGGAAGAGCCGACCCGTGGTGTCGATGTCGGAGCCAAGGCGGAGATTTACAGCATCATTCACCGGTTGGCGCAGGAGGGCCTCAGCATTCTGCTGATCTCATCCGAGATGCCGGAGGTGATCGGGCTCAGCGATCGCATCCTGGTTCTTTACAAGGGCGAGATCGTACATGAATTCGCCCGTGGGGAAGCCGATCAGGAAGAGCTGCTCAGACGCGCTTCGCATCCACGCGCTACGGAAGGAGAACCGCTATGA
- a CDS encoding spore germination protein produces MRFRIRKPEPPRTELPDTLSADINKNLQVFRSIYADCSDVIFRPFLISGSRQSELIHIDGLSNIEEIDRSVLAPLMQEIEAGAADIEGIFANKLTVSKLKVVQTFNECVEQISAGNPLLLIDLENRALSFGLGKWEKRAVEEPAAERVLRGPREGFTETLGVNTSLLRRKIRSPELKTLTMKVGRRTRTDVVIAYMEGIADKTLIDEVKNRLQRIDIEGVLESGYIEELIEDNPYSPFPQLLNTERVDVAASSLLEGRAVILMDGTPFVLVAPISFFSLLHSAEDYYSRFMIGTAIRWLRYFFVVLSMLLPSLYVALITFHHELVPTSLLISMARSREDIPFPALVEALIMEIIFEALREAGVRLPKQVGAAVSIVGALVIGEAAVSAGIVSSPMVMVVAITGIASFTIPRYAMGISLRMLRFPMIFLAGTLGLLGIMLGIIVIAIHLCTLRSFGVPYLSPIAPLKTRELKDVLIRAPWWSLNSRPHLTGKYDPYRQAPRQKPGPGRGEE; encoded by the coding sequence ATGCGTTTTCGCATTCGAAAGCCTGAGCCGCCGAGAACGGAACTACCGGATACGCTTTCTGCGGATATCAATAAGAATTTGCAGGTTTTTCGTTCGATCTATGCCGATTGTTCGGATGTGATCTTTCGCCCTTTTTTGATCAGCGGCAGCCGGCAATCGGAACTGATCCATATTGACGGGCTGTCCAATATAGAGGAGATCGACCGGAGTGTACTCGCCCCGCTCATGCAGGAAATAGAAGCGGGAGCAGCCGATATTGAAGGGATTTTTGCGAATAAGCTCACGGTTAGTAAATTAAAGGTCGTTCAGACCTTCAACGAATGTGTAGAGCAAATTTCTGCGGGAAACCCCTTGCTTCTCATCGATCTGGAAAATCGGGCTCTCTCTTTCGGGTTAGGAAAGTGGGAGAAGCGAGCGGTTGAAGAACCGGCCGCCGAAAGGGTATTGCGGGGACCGCGTGAAGGGTTTACGGAAACGCTAGGGGTAAACACTTCGTTATTGCGCAGAAAGATCCGAAGCCCCGAGCTGAAAACGTTGACGATGAAAGTGGGGCGGCGTACCCGCACGGATGTCGTTATTGCCTACATGGAAGGAATCGCCGACAAGACTTTAATCGATGAGGTTAAAAACCGGCTGCAAAGAATCGATATCGAAGGGGTCCTGGAAAGCGGATATATCGAAGAGTTGATCGAGGACAATCCGTATTCCCCTTTCCCACAACTCTTGAATACGGAACGGGTGGATGTAGCCGCGTCCAGCCTGCTGGAAGGGCGTGCGGTTATTTTGATGGATGGCACGCCTTTTGTTCTGGTCGCTCCCATTTCGTTTTTTTCGTTGCTGCATTCGGCGGAGGATTATTATTCGCGGTTTATGATCGGTACGGCGATCCGCTGGCTGCGATATTTTTTCGTCGTGCTCTCCATGCTGCTCCCATCGCTATATGTGGCCTTAATTACGTTTCACCATGAGCTGGTGCCTACCTCGCTTTTAATCAGTATGGCGCGTTCACGGGAAGATATTCCGTTCCCGGCCTTGGTGGAAGCCCTTATAATGGAGATCATATTCGAGGCTCTGCGGGAAGCGGGTGTCCGATTGCCGAAGCAGGTCGGCGCTGCGGTTAGTATAGTTGGGGCACTTGTCATCGGAGAAGCGGCGGTATCAGCCGGCATCGTTTCCTCGCCAATGGTTATGGTGGTCGCGATTACCGGGATCGCCTCCTTCACCATTCCGCGCTATGCGATGGGAATCTCTCTCAGAATGCTTCGTTTTCCGATGATCTTCTTGGCGGGCACGCTGGGGTTATTGGGCATCATGCTTGGAATTATTGTGATCGCCATCCATTTATGTACGCTGCGTTCCTTCGGAGTTCCTTATTTAAGTCCGATTGCCCCATTGAAAACGCGTGAATTGAAAGACGTGCTTATACGGGCACCATGGTGGTCATTAAACAGTAGGCCGCATTTAACCGGAAAATACGATCCATACCGTCAGGCTCCCAGGCAAAAACCCGGTCCAGGCCGAGGAGAAGAATAG
- a CDS encoding GerAB/ArcD/ProY family transporter encodes MIEKEKISSFQMAVMMFIAVLATGDLLAPAIAVRAAGIDMWLSPIWASLSGFSVVYICYRLHKLYPNETIIQYCVSILGSILGKTAGLLILFFLLHDVGVIIREYTDFIIGHFLPKTPMIVVLGSMCLVCAFAVRGGVEALGRLALLFVPVVVLLWVLIVILLIPNLQLELILPVMEKGVGPSLKGAIPLQSWYTHLFLSAFLLPSLTDQERGMKRGMATVLSLIIALTVLNLTVLLLFGEVTVSLTYPVFEAVRYIRLAGFFEHLEAVVIAIWVLGGFVKISVYFYVLALGASQWLKMNDYRPLVFPFGFMIILSGFWSASNIQELSNFLSTIAPFYLSTFRLAIPMFLLVIAIFRKRFSGEH; translated from the coding sequence GTGATCGAAAAGGAGAAAATATCCTCGTTCCAGATGGCCGTCATGATGTTTATCGCTGTGCTCGCAACGGGCGATCTGCTGGCGCCGGCCATTGCCGTGAGAGCTGCAGGGATTGACATGTGGCTATCCCCGATTTGGGCATCACTAAGCGGCTTTTCGGTCGTGTATATCTGTTATCGATTACATAAGCTTTACCCAAACGAAACAATCATTCAATATTGTGTTTCGATTCTCGGCAGCATCCTGGGAAAGACGGCCGGTTTGCTCATTCTGTTTTTTTTGCTGCATGATGTTGGCGTCATTATCCGAGAGTATACGGATTTCATCATCGGTCATTTTCTCCCGAAAACGCCGATGATTGTCGTTCTGGGGAGTATGTGTTTGGTTTGCGCCTTCGCCGTGCGCGGAGGAGTGGAAGCGTTAGGCAGACTTGCGCTACTCTTTGTGCCGGTTGTTGTTCTGCTATGGGTGTTGATTGTGATCTTACTTATTCCCAATTTGCAGCTGGAGCTTATCTTACCAGTCATGGAAAAGGGCGTTGGACCGTCTTTGAAAGGAGCGATCCCGCTGCAAAGCTGGTACACGCATTTATTTTTGTCTGCCTTCCTGTTACCCTCTTTAACCGATCAGGAAAGAGGGATGAAGCGGGGAATGGCAACGGTATTGAGCTTAATAATCGCGTTGACCGTCTTGAATCTGACGGTTCTGTTGCTATTTGGGGAAGTGACGGTCAGTTTGACATACCCGGTATTTGAAGCTGTACGGTACATCAGACTCGCCGGCTTTTTCGAGCATCTGGAGGCTGTCGTGATCGCGATCTGGGTGCTCGGAGGATTCGTCAAAATCTCCGTATACTTTTATGTGCTTGCTCTCGGCGCCTCTCAATGGCTGAAGATGAATGATTACCGGCCCCTTGTTTTTCCCTTCGGTTTTATGATCATACTGTCCGGTTTCTGGTCCGCTTCCAATATTCAGGAACTGTCAAATTTTTTAAGTACGATCGCGCCTTTCTATTTAAGTACCTTCCGTTTGGCGATACCGATGTTTCTCCTTGTGATTGCAATTTTCCGAAAGAGATTTTCCGGAGAGCACTAA
- a CDS encoding FMN-dependent NADH-azoreductase codes for MEKLLVINAHATVDSPDSFSLEVGKHFLEHYRKMNPNESIEQIDLYAEEIPEVNSTVLSAWGKLASGEELTDEEKRVTGRMNDILQQFKSAKKYVIIMPLHNFNIPSRLKDYMDNVMIARETFKYTKNGGVGLLTDGRSVLVIQGSGAIYTNNDWYTDNEFSHKYLKSMFNFLGVEDYQIIRAQGTNVLDKADVLKNAKKDAEEAAAHLAKKVTV; via the coding sequence ATGGAAAAATTACTTGTTATTAATGCGCATGCAACGGTGGATTCCCCGGATTCCTTTAGTCTTGAAGTCGGCAAACATTTTCTTGAGCACTACCGCAAAATGAATCCGAACGAATCGATTGAACAAATCGATCTCTATGCCGAAGAAATCCCGGAAGTGAACAGCACCGTTTTAAGCGCTTGGGGTAAATTAGCATCGGGCGAAGAGCTGACGGATGAAGAGAAACGCGTTACCGGCAGAATGAACGACATTTTGCAGCAATTTAAGAGCGCAAAAAAATACGTCATCATCATGCCGCTTCACAACTTCAATATTCCCTCCCGGCTCAAGGATTATATGGATAACGTCATGATCGCCCGCGAAACCTTCAAATATACGAAAAATGGCGGCGTAGGTTTATTGACCGACGGACGCAGTGTACTCGTGATTCAAGGAAGCGGGGCCATCTACACAAATAACGACTGGTACACGGATAACGAATTTTCACACAAGTACCTTAAATCGATGTTTAACTTCCTCGGTGTCGAGGATTACCAAATTATCCGGGCTCAAGGTACAAATGTGCTTGATAAAGCAGATGTGCTGAAAAATGCAAAGAAAGACGCCGAAGAAGCGGCAGCGCATCTGGCCAAGAAAGTCACGGTCTAG
- a CDS encoding autoinducer 2 ABC transporter substrate-binding protein, whose product MRKVALSVLTGVMAFSLAACGSTSKNNSASSGSGGSDASSPSASRTYFINPKSIGPAYWAAAQKGAEQAAGDLNVKVVYNAPTEADSSKQINMIQDMLTRKVDGIGVSPNDAKAVGPIFKKAAGQNVKIVTWDSDAPDSDRQYYVAPDTDKAIGELLAKTIGDEIGGKGKVAFMVAGLGAENQIAKSDAAKAYFTANYPDIQVVTTVASDDDQQKAYANAQNLIKTYPDLRGIIGFAGGEPPAAAEVVEQSVKDGTLKQGQVAITGIAVPSVVKNYIHNGTIKTDIIWDPGKLAYTTVYALDQLAQGKEITDGMDIPKVGKVKVDGQNIFIGSLQVTKDNVDSFDF is encoded by the coding sequence ATGAGAAAAGTTGCTTTGTCGGTTCTGACGGGCGTTATGGCATTTAGCTTGGCGGCATGCGGAAGCACCAGCAAGAACAATTCTGCATCGTCAGGCAGCGGCGGTTCGGACGCTTCGTCGCCCAGCGCTTCCCGCACCTACTTCATCAATCCGAAGTCCATCGGTCCGGCCTATTGGGCGGCTGCCCAAAAAGGCGCTGAACAGGCGGCCGGTGACCTGAACGTAAAGGTCGTCTACAACGCGCCGACTGAAGCGGACTCCTCCAAGCAGATCAACATGATTCAAGATATGCTGACGCGTAAAGTCGACGGAATCGGCGTGTCGCCCAATGACGCGAAGGCGGTTGGCCCGATCTTCAAGAAGGCGGCAGGACAGAACGTCAAGATTGTTACCTGGGACAGCGACGCACCGGATTCGGATCGCCAATACTATGTTGCTCCAGATACCGATAAGGCGATCGGCGAGCTGCTGGCCAAGACGATCGGCGACGAGATCGGAGGCAAGGGTAAAGTGGCCTTCATGGTGGCCGGGCTGGGCGCGGAAAACCAGATCGCCAAGTCTGACGCGGCAAAGGCGTACTTCACAGCGAACTATCCGGACATCCAAGTCGTGACGACCGTCGCCAGTGATGACGACCAGCAGAAGGCATATGCCAACGCGCAGAACCTGATTAAGACGTACCCGGACCTGCGGGGCATTATTGGCTTCGCTGGCGGTGAACCGCCGGCTGCCGCAGAAGTTGTTGAGCAATCCGTCAAGGACGGCACTTTGAAGCAAGGCCAGGTTGCAATTACCGGTATTGCTGTGCCGAGCGTCGTGAAGAACTACATTCACAATGGCACGATTAAAACAGACATCATCTGGGATCCGGGCAAGCTGGCGTACACGACGGTGTATGCACTTGACCAACTGGCGCAGGGCAAGGAGATCACCGACGGCATGGACATTCCAAAGGTCGGCAAGGTGAAGGTGGACGGTCAAAATATCTTCATCGGCTCTCTGCAGGTAACGAAGGACAATGTGGACAGCTTCGACTTCTAA
- a CDS encoding ABC transporter permease, translating into MSVRTIMLSFRQNKLLVQLFLLLFILVLFSILSPYFLSVTNFMNVFNQMVEVGLIAIPMTMIVISGAMDLSVGSILGFSAVCMGIAYEHGLNIWACVFVALLAGLLCGAVNGYLIARHRMQAIVVTIGMLVMLRGLVYVLNEGRPISGYPDSLYFLGQQYIAGVPFNAIFLAVMFLLGNFVMKRTRFSTYVYGIGNNEEAVHYSGVSVVRIRFILFLLSGLFSAMAGVFLVSRLASAEATSGTNIELDVITATLIGGTHIFGGRGSLSGTFIGLLIIVFLRNGLNLLGVSVLYQSVILGALLLIAVGSKQFNRGSSQ; encoded by the coding sequence ATGAGCGTGCGGACAATTATGCTTTCGTTCAGGCAGAACAAGCTGCTGGTCCAGCTGTTCCTGCTGCTCTTCATTCTCGTCTTGTTTAGCATCCTATCCCCCTACTTCCTGTCCGTCACCAATTTCATGAACGTCTTTAACCAGATGGTTGAAGTCGGCCTGATTGCCATCCCGATGACGATGATCGTCATCTCGGGCGCAATGGACCTTTCGGTCGGCTCCATTCTCGGCTTCTCTGCCGTCTGCATGGGAATCGCCTACGAGCACGGCCTGAACATCTGGGCCTGCGTTTTCGTCGCCTTGCTGGCGGGATTGCTGTGCGGAGCGGTCAACGGCTATCTGATCGCCCGGCATCGCATGCAGGCGATTGTGGTGACGATCGGAATGCTGGTCATGCTTCGCGGCCTGGTCTACGTTCTCAACGAGGGCAGGCCGATAAGCGGCTATCCGGACAGCTTATATTTCCTGGGTCAGCAATACATCGCCGGCGTTCCGTTCAACGCGATTTTTCTCGCGGTCATGTTCCTATTGGGCAACTTCGTCATGAAGCGGACGAGATTCAGCACCTACGTATACGGCATCGGCAACAACGAAGAAGCGGTTCATTATTCCGGGGTGTCCGTCGTGCGCATACGATTTATCTTATTTCTGCTCAGCGGCTTGTTTTCGGCAATGGCGGGTGTCTTCCTGGTTTCGCGTCTGGCAAGCGCAGAAGCGACATCAGGTACCAATATAGAACTGGATGTTATCACAGCTACATTGATAGGAGGCACACATATTTTCGGGGGGAGGGGGAGCTTATCGGGAACATTCATCGGCTTGTTGATCATCGTGTTCCTGCGCAATGGGCTGAATTTGCTGGGCGTATCGGTTCTCTATCAATCGGTTATTCTGGGTGCATTGCTGCTCATTGCCGTTGGCAGCAAACAATTTAATAGGGGGTCATCTCAATGA
- a CDS encoding LacI family DNA-binding transcriptional regulator yields the protein MTNRNITIKDVAKQANVSVATVSRVINGLDRVSDATRKKVLKTIQELNFVPNTMAASMVNKKTKMLSVVVPNIQNSFYTAVIEGTVEVAKREGFFTLVLSTNGDESEEEEFLESFLGKNVDGIILIGSHKEAEFYRGIQKPTILVDRYLNDCGHDGVIIDNYRGAYEATRHFIEFGHERIAIIDGEHDFNDGKDRFWGYQQAMLESGLSPDPDYHKQGHWAEADGYRLTIELLQSERPPTAIFAANNVLCKGAIRAIRDLNMQIGEDISLIGFDENELAQFVKPQVTVVRRPTREMGVQAAEMLVRKIRDTPQEHANPMRVVLGVELMKYGSVKKLK from the coding sequence ATGACAAACCGGAACATTACGATTAAAGATGTAGCCAAGCAAGCCAACGTTTCCGTCGCCACCGTCTCCCGGGTCATCAACGGGTTGGACCGCGTGAGCGATGCCACACGGAAGAAGGTGCTTAAGACCATACAAGAGCTGAACTTCGTTCCGAACACGATGGCTGCTTCAATGGTGAACAAGAAGACGAAAATGCTCTCGGTCGTGGTGCCGAATATTCAGAATTCCTTTTATACGGCGGTAATCGAGGGTACTGTAGAAGTGGCCAAGCGGGAAGGATTCTTTACGCTGGTCCTCTCCACCAATGGGGACGAGAGTGAGGAAGAAGAATTTCTGGAGAGCTTCCTGGGAAAAAATGTGGATGGCATCATTTTGATCGGGAGCCACAAGGAAGCGGAGTTCTATCGGGGGATTCAGAAGCCAACCATCCTCGTGGATCGCTACCTCAATGACTGCGGCCATGACGGCGTCATAATCGACAACTATCGCGGTGCTTATGAAGCGACGAGACATTTTATCGAGTTCGGGCACGAACGGATTGCCATCATTGACGGCGAGCATGACTTCAACGACGGCAAGGATCGATTCTGGGGCTACCAGCAGGCGATGCTGGAGAGCGGGCTTTCGCCCGATCCCGATTACCACAAGCAGGGACACTGGGCGGAAGCCGACGGCTATCGGCTGACAATCGAACTGCTGCAATCGGAACGTCCCCCTACGGCGATTTTCGCCGCCAATAACGTACTGTGCAAAGGTGCCATCCGGGCGATTCGTGATTTGAATATGCAGATAGGAGAGGACATCTCGCTCATCGGCTTCGACGAAAACGAACTGGCCCAGTTCGTGAAGCCGCAAGTAACCGTTGTTCGAAGGCCCACCAGGGAGATGGGGGTGCAAGCTGCGGAAATGCTCGTTCGTAAAATCAGGGACACCCCGCAGGAACACGCCAACCCCATGCGGGTCGTTCTCGGAGTGGAACTGATGAAGTACGGCTCCGTCAAGAAGCTCAAGTAA
- a CDS encoding ABC transporter permease, whose product MDQNISSFIVAIGMTMVILLGGMDLSVGSVLALTATAVGVFLNHGIHPWIAALLGVCIGVLCGAVNGYFIAMRKIPDIIVTLATMYIFRGVAVGISGGTWMTNFPDGFRYFGQGSLFGMSFPLLVAIALIAFFIYLMKFTRSGRRIYAIGGNGSAAKLAGISVARTKFKVYVWTGMLVGIAAVIFASKVGSVQASTAGSSLSFEVMAAVLIGGGSIFGGVGTVAGTMLGVLFMGIIKNGLIISKISPFWVDASTGFLIILAIVINTLQRVRQNKRKESDLV is encoded by the coding sequence TTGGACCAGAACATTTCATCCTTTATTGTTGCTATCGGCATGACGATGGTCATTTTGCTGGGGGGGATGGACTTGTCCGTCGGCTCCGTGCTGGCGCTCACCGCCACCGCCGTCGGCGTATTTCTTAATCACGGCATACATCCGTGGATCGCAGCGCTGCTCGGCGTCTGTATCGGCGTGTTGTGCGGAGCTGTGAATGGCTACTTCATCGCGATGCGGAAAATACCCGACATTATCGTGACGCTCGCTACCATGTACATTTTCCGGGGTGTCGCGGTCGGAATCAGCGGCGGCACCTGGATGACGAACTTCCCGGATGGCTTCAGGTACTTCGGGCAAGGCAGCCTGTTTGGCATGTCATTTCCGCTGCTCGTTGCCATCGCGCTGATCGCCTTCTTCATCTACCTCATGAAGTTCACCCGAAGCGGTCGAAGAATTTATGCGATCGGCGGGAACGGCTCGGCTGCCAAGCTTGCCGGCATCAGTGTAGCCCGAACGAAGTTTAAGGTATACGTTTGGACCGGCATGCTGGTCGGAATCGCAGCCGTGATCTTCGCCTCCAAGGTGGGGAGCGTGCAAGCCTCTACGGCAGGAAGCAGCTTGTCCTTCGAAGTGATGGCCGCGGTCCTGATCGGCGGGGGCAGCATCTTCGGCGGCGTCGGCACGGTAGCGGGCACGATGCTGGGCGTGCTATTTATGGGCATCATCAAGAACGGCTTGATCATCTCCAAGATTTCTCCGTTTTGGGTAGATGCCAGCACCGGATTTCTGATAATTCTGGCAATTGTTATCAACACGTTGCAGCGCGTCAGACAAAACAAGAGAAAGGAGAGTGATTTGGTATGA